A genomic window from Plasmodium chabaudi chabaudi strain AS genome assembly, chromosome: 8 includes:
- a CDS encoding DNA-directed RNA polymerase II subunit RPB1, putative: MTVDLNIPYSACELKRVKRLELGVLDPEIIKKVGVCEIVNVDIYKDGFPRDGGLNDIRMGTIDYKALCGTCNMNVKNCPGHFGYIELAKPMYHYGFMNIVLNVLRCVCYHCGRLLCDMNSSKVKYIEKIKVNSLRLKRLSDLCQGIKVCNHSSVQDDNLYINDTSIDNFYNNDLSNLNVNQQMLLNSSNNYSNLFEMISKEDVDCGCVQPKYTREGPNMYIQFLHNNNEDDVDGSKRRLSAEEALDILKKIRKEEMSILGFNSDRCTPPSLILTCMPIPPPCARPYVQYGNQRSEDDLTLKLLDIVKTNIQLKRQTDRGAKSHVLQDLCSLLQFHITTLFDNDIPGMPIATTRSKKPIKAIRTRLKGKEGRLRGNLMGKRVDFSARTVITGDPNLGIDYIGVPKSVAMTLTFCETVTPLNYDNLKKLVERGPYEWPGAKYIIRDNGSKYDLRHVRKNSEKELEYGYKVERHMTDEDYILFNRQPSLHKMSIMGHKAKILPYSTFRLNLAVTSPYNADFDGDEMNLHLAQSHETRSEIKHLMIVQNQIVSPQGNKPVMGIVQDSLLAIRKFTRRDNFLTKEEVMALLIWIPYWNYKVPTPAIIKPKPLWTGKQIFSMLLQFDDKDMNNNFDNDDRSKFGNNMGRDNENNFGKLSGSNNPNSPLSLMDNMHMGNARNEINNNVSNMASGGNNTYGKRYKMKINLIRDSSTSCKDDNPYCSNNDGKVIIKNNELLSGIICKRVVGSSSGSLIHILWHEMGPDKTKDFISALQKVTNNWLEYVGFTVSCSDIIASNKVLDKVKEILNKSKNEVTKLVKKAQSGELECQPGKSLYESFETRVNNELNCAREMAGKVASESLDEKNNIFSMVASGSKGSIINISQIISCVGQQNVEGKRIPFGFNHRSLPHFIKFDYGPESRGFVSNSYLSGLTPQEVFFHAMGGREGIIDTACKTSETGYIQRRLIKAMEDVMVQYDRTVRNSYGDIIQFLYGEDGMAGEYIEDQIIDLMKLDNKEIKKLYKYNFDDESYGKDYYLGKEGNASEKLETENTNRESEIRTLDTVSMEGEEHPAYINYNKQNILNQEFEELYKCKNYLCKEIFSDGDIRQHLPINMNRLIEHAKSQFPFIPVISSKSKIQTKISRDRGNDTMGIGGNRKKKKKKRSKKLNEKSMHPENINELNDDGNANKDLMFEIKKEYENNDLSSVMKNDKSFMGFETYNKDDSDNYEDEEGSSESDDDADYFFSGKNENNDLMRNKFGGLVRNSYDDKINSMGINPVEIVQKVNKFLDKLVIIKQINNSDTLSLEAQNNATILLKAHLRTYLNSKLLIHTHKISLKGIDWLLQEIEKIFYKSLCHPGECVGALAAQSIGEPATQMTLNTFHFAGVGSKNVTLGVPRLKELINIVKNVKTPSTTIYLDDMISNDQQKAKDILTKLEYTTLKQLTSHAQIIYDPNTTSTILEEDKLWVNEFYEFPDEDDTQYTLGEWVLRVQLTNIHVNEKKLTMKEIVYIIYSVFSSDELDIIYTDDNSEDLILRIRVKYLNGEYNFLSGNGDNINDDQYEDEDDDEREIPENYNNIANTFKIKKSMSSDMNEKNEDNASNSGNNIGSGDHIGNSSIDNIGQNMDGNKSVKQEGGRKGLHKSDNNEDDEDDDDDEAFLFGSDSRNLENKEASNSSHNMNKSPYGHDEKTSNFYDGEKKKIELNDEHISGNSGGMGGSNKTMGKGDDENNQKNRKKNLNNENNTMISKEDTEDTFLKKLMEQCLSSLKLRGVENITKVYMREESKITYDSENGKFVRSSHWVLDTDGCNLESIFCAPSVDFKKTISNDIVEIFEVLGIEAVRRALLKELRTVISFDSSYVNYRHLSILCDVMTQKGYLMSITRHGINRVDKGPLIKCSFEETVEILLEAAAFAQVDNLRGITENIMLGQLCRIGTGVFDIIIDNQKLNDANQNLETIQDITSAGFTTPDSSGSNNNQGIITPDGLQSPLGINTISSPLPFSPTYNSNLLSPTLPIDNMNNILSPQCLPNYSDNIMSPSKNNDFNNLDTLQLGGKFSPTQSPRSPLSPTSPTSVIHSPFSPFDNRSHKQPLDPLLLFSPKNNASGNAGLNNYNVFSPKANMNNIQSPLLYSPNPMIDIFSPKPQMQNNIYSPSYSPTSPTYNASNNAYYSPTSPKNQAGDDMGGNKKYNIMSPVYSVTSPKYSPTSPQYSPSSPVPNNPSSPQYSPYSITSPKFSPTSPAYSISSPVYDKSENMAGKNPLSPAYMLQSRVQIRQNAQGTQVFSPIQQGGANDVQNDDPFSPIPYNMDEEEMQEE, encoded by the coding sequence atgacagttgatttaaatattccatACTCAGCATGTGAGTTAAAGAGAGTGAAAAGATTAGAACTTGGGGTATTAGACCCAgagattataaaaaaagtaggAGTATGTGAAATAGTTAAtgttgatatatataaagatggGTTTCCAAGAGATGGAGGGTTAAATGATATAAGAATGGGAACCATAGATTATAAAGCTTTATGTGGTACTTGTAATATGAATGTTAAAAATTGTCCAGGTCATTTTGGATATATAGAATTAGCAAAACCAATGTATCACTATggttttatgaatatagtATTGAATGTATTAAGATGTGTTTGTTACCACTGTGGTAGATTACTATGTGATATGAATAGTTcaaaagtaaaatatatagaaaaaataaaagtaaatagTTTACGATTAAAAAGATTATCAGACTTATGTCAAGGAATAAAAGTATGTAATCATTCTTCTGTACAAGATgacaatttatatataaatgatacaTCTAtagataatttttataataatgatttaaGTAATTTAAATGTCAATCAACAAATGCTTTTAAATAGTAGCAATAATTATAGTAACCTTTTTGAAATGATAAGTAAGGAGGATGTAGATTGTGGTTGTGTTCAACCCAAATATACTAGAGAAGGTccaaatatgtatatccaatttttacataataataatgaagatGATGTAGATGGTAGTAAAAGAAGATTAAGTGCTGAAGAAGCAttagatatattaaaaaaaatacgaaaAGAAGAAATGAGTATACTTGGATTTAATTCAGATAGATGTACACCACCATCTTTAATATTAACTTGTATGCCTATTCCTCCACCATGTGCAAGACCATATGTACAATATGGTAATCAACGAAGTGAAGACGATTTAACACTTAAACTTTTAGATATagtaaaaacaaatatacaattaaaaaGGCAAACCGATAGAGGTGCAAAATCTCATGTATTGCAAGATTTATGTTCATTATTACAGTTTCATATTACAACATTATTTGATAATGATATACCAGGTATGCCAATTGCAACAACTAGATCTAAAAAACCAATAAAAGCTATAAGAACAAGATTAAAAGGTAAAGAAGGTAGATTAAGAGGAAATTTAATGGGTAAAAGAGTTGATTTTTCAGCTAGAACTGTAATTACTGGTGATCCTAATTTAGGTATAGATTATATAGGGGTACCTAAATCAGTTGCTATGACATTAACATTTTGTGAAACAGTTACTCCTCTcaattatgataatttaaaaaagctAGTGGAAAGAGGTCCATATGAATGGCCAGGAgctaaatatattataaggGATAATGGATCAAAATATGATTTAAGACATGTTCGAAAAAATTCAGAAAAGGAGCTCGAATATGGATATAAAGTAGAAAGACATATGACTGATGAAGattacatattatttaatcgACAGCCATCATTACATAAAATGAGTATTATGGGACACAAAGCAAAAATATTGCCTTATTCTACCTTTCGTTTAAATTTAGCTGTAACATCACCATATAATGCCGATTTTGACGGTGATGAAATGAACTTACATTTAGCTCAATCCCATGAAACAAGATctgaaataaaacatttaatGATTGTACAAAATCAAATAGTTTCCCCACAAGGTAATAAACCTGTTATGGGTATAGTGCAAGACTCATTATTAGCTATTCGAAAATTTACTAGACgagataattttttaacaaaagaAGAAGTTATGGCATTATTAATATGGATACCATATTGGAATTATAAAGTTCCAACTCCTGCAATAATAAAACCAAAACCTTTATGGACAggaaaacaaatattttctatgTTATTACAATTTGATGATAAagatatgaataataattttgataatgaTGATAGATCAAAATTTGGAAATAATATGGGAAgagataatgaaaataattttggaAAATTAAGTGGATCCAATAATCCAAATAGCCCATTGTCTCTTATggataatatgcatatgggTAATGCAcgaaatgaaataaataataatgtttcAAATATGGCTAGTGGAggaaataatacatatggTAAGagatataaaatgaaaattaatttaattcgAGATTCTTCTACATCTTGTAAAGATGACAATCCTTATTGTTCAAATAATGATGGTAaagttattattaaaaataatgaattattaaGTGGTATAATTTGTAAAAGGGTTGTTGGATCTTCTAGTGGTTCTTTgattcatatattatggCATGAAATGGGACCCGATAAAACTAAAGATTTTATTTCAGCTTTACAAAAAGTGACAAATAATTGGCTAGAATATGTTGGCTTTACAGTTAGCTGTTCAGATATTATAGCTAGTAATAAAGTTTTAGATAAagttaaagaaatattaaataaatctaAAAATGAAGTTACAAAACTTGTAAAAAAAGCACAAAGTGGTGAATTAGAGTGTCAACCCGGAAAATCTTTATATGAATCTTTTGAAACCCGAGTcaataatgaattaaacTGTGCTAGAGAAATGGCAGGAAAAGTTGCATCTGAAAGTttagatgaaaaaaataatatctttAGTATGGTGGCTAGTGGTTCTAAAGGTtctataattaatatatcacAAATTATATCATGTGTGGGTCAACAAAATGTGGAAGGAAAAAGAATTCCATTTGGATTTAATCATAGATCATTAccacattttattaaatttgacTATGGACCAGAAAGTAGAGGGTTTGTGTCAAATTCTTATTTAAGTGGATTAACGCCACAAGAAGTCTTTTTTCATGCTATGGGAGGTAGAGAAGGTATTATTGATACTGCTTGTAAAACATCAGAAACTGGTTATATACAAAGAAGATTAATTAAAGCTATGGAAGATGTTATGGTACAGTATGATAGAACAGTAAGAAATTCATATGGTGATattattcaatttttatatggtGAAGATGGAATGGCAGGAGAATATATAGAAGACCAAATTATCGATTTAATGAAATtagataataaagaaattaaaaagttatataaatataattttgatgatGAGTCATATGGAAAGGATTATTATTTAGGTAAGGAAGGGAATGCATCTGAAAAATTAGAAAcagaaaatacaaatagaGAAAGTGAAATAAGAACGCTTGATACAGTATCCATGGAAGGCGAAGAGCATCCAGCCTATATTAATTacaataaacaaaatatattaaaccAAGAATTTGAAGAGTTgtataaatgtaaaaattatttatgcaaagaaatattttcagaTGGAGATATAAGGCAACATTTACCTATTAATATGAATCGACTAATTGAACACGCCAAATCACAATTTCCTTTTATTCCAGTAATTAGTAGTAAATCTAAAAttcaaacaaaaataagtaGGGACAGAGGAAATGATACAATGGGTATAGGtggaaatagaaaaaaaaaaaaaaaaaaacgatcaaaaaaattgaacgAAAAATCAATGCATcctgaaaatataaatgaattaaatgaTGATGGAAATGCAAATAAAGATCTTATgtttgaaattaaaaaagaatatgaaaataatgatttatCTAGtgttatgaaaaatgataaatcaTTTATGGGATTTGAgacatataataaagatgaTAGTGATAATTATGAAGATGAAGAAGGTAGTAGTGAAAGTGATGATGATGcagattattttttttcaggaaaaaatgaaaataatgatttgATGAGAAATAAATTTGGAGGTTTGGTTCGAAACAGCtatgatgataaaataaattcgaTGGGTATAAATCCCGTAGAAATAGTACAAAAAGTAAATAAGTTTTTAGATAAATTAGtaataattaaacaaataaataatagtgaTACATTATCGTTAGAAGCTCAAAATAATGctacaatattattaaaagcaCATTTAAGAACCTATTtaaattcaaaattattGATACATACACATAAGATAAGTTTAAAAGGAATTGATTGGTTATTACAAGagattgaaaaaatattttataagtcATTATGCCACCCTGGAGAATGTGTAGGAGCATTAGCAGCTCAATCTATTGGAGAGCCAGCAACACAAATGACATTAAATACATTTCACTTTGCTGGTGTGGgttcaaaaaatgtaacaTTAGGTGTGCCAAGATTAAAAGAATTAATAAACATTgttaaaaatgtgaaaacACCATCTACtactatatatttagaTGATATGATATCAAATGATCAACAAAAAGCAAAAGATATATTAACGAAATTGGAATATACAACATTAAAACAATTAACATCCCATGctcaaattatttatgatCCTAATACAACAAGTACTATATTAGAAGAAGATAAATTATGGGTTAatgaattttatgaatttcCAGATGAAGATGATACACAATATACATTAGGTGAATGGGTATTACGGGTTCAACTAACAAATATACatgtaaatgaaaaaaaactaacTATGAAagaaattgtatatataatatattcagTTTTTTCAAGTGATGAGTtagatattatatatacagaTGATAACTCAGAAgatttaattttaagaaTTAgagtaaaatatttaaatggggaatataattttttaagtgGAAATGGagataatattaatgatgACCAATATGAAGATGAAGATGATGATGAAAGAGAAATTCcagaaaattataacaacATAGCTAatacttttaaaataaagaaaagtaTGTCATCTGATatgaatgaaaaaaatgaagataatGCAAGTAATAGTGGTAATAATATAGGAAGCGGGGATCATATTGGAAATTCCTCGATAGATAATATAGGGCAAAATATGGATGGCAATAAAAGTGTTAAACAAGAAGGTGGTCGAAAGGGCTTACACAAAAGTGATAACAATGAAGATGACGaagatgatgatgatgatgaagCTTTCCTTTTTGGAAGTGATTCTagaaatttagaaaataaagaagcTAGTAATAGTAGTCATAACATGAATAAAAGCCCATATGGTcatgatgaaaaaacatctaatttttatgatggagaaaagaaaaagattGAATTAAATGATGAGCATATTAGTGGTAATAGTGGTGGTATGGGTGGAAGTAACAAAACTATGGGAAAAGgagatgatgaaaataatcaaaaaaatagaaagaaaaatttgaataatgaaaataatacaatgaTATCAAAAGAAGATACAGAagatacatttttaaaaaaattaatggaACAATGTTTATCTAGTTTAAAATTAAGAGGAgttgaaaatataacaaaagtatatatgaGAGAAGAATCTAAAATTACTTATGATTCTGAAAATGGTAAATTTGTTCGAAGTTCTCATTGGGTATTAGATACAGATGGATGTAATTTAGAAAGTATATTTTGTGCACCATCAGtagattttaaaaaaactatatCAAATGACATTGTCGAAATATTTGAAGTTTTAGGTATAGAAGCAGTTAGAAGAGCATTACTAAAGGAATTAAGAACTGTTATATCCTTTGATAGTTCCTATGTAAATTATAGACATTTATCAATACTTTGTGATGTTATGACACAAAAAGGATATTTAATGTCTATCACTAGACATGGAATAAATAGAGTAGATAAAGGAccattaataaaatgtagTTTTGAAGAAACTGTcgaaatattattagaaGCAGCTGCATTTGCACAAGTAGATAATTTAAGAGGTATAacagaaaatataatgttaGGACAATTATGTAGAATAGGTACAGGTGTATTTGATATAATTATCGATaatcaaaaattaaatgatgcAAATCAGAATTTAGAAACTATACAAGATATAACAAGTGCTGGTTTTACAACACCAGATAGTAGTGGAAGTAATAATAACCAAGGTATTATAACACCTGATGGTTTACAATCACCTTTAGgaataaatacaattaGTTCACCTTTACCTTTTTCTCCAACTtataattcaaatttattatctCCTACTTTACCAATtgataatatgaataatatattatcaccACAATGTTTGCCAAATTATTCAGATAACATTATGTCAccatcaaaaaataatgactttaataatttagacACATTACAATTAGGAGGTAAATTTTCTCCAACACAATCTCCAAGATCACCTTTATCACCTACTTCACCAACTTCTGTTATTCATTCTCCATTTTCACCATTTGATAATAGAAGTCATAAACAGCCACTTGatcctttattattattttcccctaaaaataatgcatcTGGAAATGCTggattaaataattataatgttTTTTCACCTAAAGcaaatatgaacaatatACAATCACCTCTTTTATATTCACCAAATCCAAtgattgatatattttctccAAAACCTCAGatgcaaaataatatttattcccCATCTTATTCACCAACATCTCCTACATATAATGCAAGtaataatgcatattattcTCCTACGTCTCCAAAAAATCAAGCAGGTGATGATATGGGtggtaataaaaaatacaatattatGTCTCCTGTTTATTCAGTAACCTCGCCAAAATATTCACCTACTTCTCCACAATATTCACCATCATCTCCAGTACCTAATAATCCTAGTAGCCCACAATATTCTCCATATTCAATTACCTCTCCAAAATTTTCACCAACATCTCCAGCTTATTCTATAAGTTCCCCTGTATATGATAAGAGTGAAAACATGGCAGGAAAAAACCCTCTTTCTCCTGCATATATGTTACAGTCCCGTGTGCAAATAAGACAGAACGCTCAAGGTACGCAAGTTTTTTCGCCTATTCAACAAGGTGGTGCAAATGATGTACAAAATGATGATCCATTCTCCCCCATTCCGTATAATATGGATGAAGAGGAGATGCAAGAAGAATAA
- a CDS encoding cleavage and polyadenylation specificity factor, putative produces the protein MANYYNQTTVYIKVLGAGQTVGRSCVIVELENRRIMFDCGSHVGYKDERKYPNFNLLVGNNNMEGGPKIDEENNLNVEVNISIVNSNIADKEKLINNLKRINEIIDCVIISHFHMDHIGALPFFTETLQYKGTIIMSYPTKALSPVLLLDGCKISDQKWEKKNLEKQIKMLNEKSDDLLNYNINRIKKDPWNITEENIYNCMNKVVGLQVNETYELGDISITPYYAGHVLGACMYRLEVNNVSVIYTGDYNTIPDKHLGSTKIPVLTPEIFISESTYASYVRPTRKSSELELCNLVNECVHKGGKVLIPVFAIGRAQELSILLEEYWEKMKINCPIYFGCGLTENANKYYKIYSSWINNDCVSTELKNLFDFSNISQFSNNYLNENRPMVLFATPGMLHTGLALKAFKAWASNPNNLIILPGYCVQGTIGHKLIMGEKKILLDGSTYIYVNCKIIYLSFSAHADSNGIQQLIKHVMPKNVIFVHGDKNGMEKLSKHISNQYHINSICPYMGQNCQFNFCKYSINYVYLDRKIYNNIIQKVKLNKQKTSKGLYKNARQIKGGQANILSSNGNVKIPFTAYILYRSINDKPLFFFLSESILFKYLTKKHVPMIIWRDGKQFDFDYMFDTKKKKKLNKMHEKKEKKKNSTNITIEHFNEAEEGNDTQKNENDNPNDIGDNILLKNKSIMFNSYIQSDIKNNANDLSSSIEARKRKFNEISETNNLSEEQYEHPSINSSKMLKIAGNEEKYNNNINTPNNHRLNIENIYNDNDKDKKKRHVYIKDKENINLPLINLRYKEEINIAYQSFYNFVITFFQEIVKTENKNNMGFLGKNIIIKNVKIDQNCFFFLSFHSLRAIHDGNNSLLMQWSYVDDTQSSVVKKFINCVIKYAQEE, from the coding sequence ATGGCAAACTATTACAATCAAACCACTGTTTACATAAAAGTTCTTGGGGCGGGGCAAACAGTGGGAAGATCATGTGTGATAGTAGAACTCGAAAACAGACGAATTATGTTTGATTGTGGTTCGCATGTAGGATATAAAGATGAAAGAAAATATCCTAACTTTAACTTATTGGTTgggaataataatatggaaGGAGGCCCCAAAATTGACGAAGAAAACAATTTGAATGTCGAAGTAAATATAAGTATAGTTAATAGTAACATAGctgataaagaaaaattaataaataacttgaaaagaattaatgaaataattgaTTGTGTAATAATAAGCCATTTTCATATGGATCATATAGGAGCTTTACCATTTTTCACAGAAACATTACAATATAAAGGGACGATAATTATGAGCTATCCAACAAAAGCTCTTAGTCcagttttattattagatGGCTGTAAAATAAGTGATCAGAAatgggaaaaaaaaaacttagaaaaacaaataaaaatgcttaatgaaaaatcagatgatttattaaattataatattaatcgtataaaaaaagatcCTTGGAATATTACTGAagaaaacatatataattgcaTGAATAAAGTAGTTGGTTTGCAAGTTAATGAAACTTATGAATTAGGTGATATATCTATTACACCATATTATGCGGGGCATGTTTTAGGGGCCTGCATGTACAGATTAGAAGTAAACAATGTTAgtgttatatatacagGTGACTATAATACTATACCTGACAAGCACTTAGGTAGTACTAAAATACCAGTATTAACAcctgaaatatttatatccgAATCTACATATGCTTCTTATGTTAGACCAACTAGAAAATCATCTGAGCTAGAATTGTGCAACTTAGTAAATGAATGTGTACATAAAGGTGGTAAAGTTTTAATTCCTGTATTTGCTATTGGTAGAGCACAAGAattatctatattattagaaGAATATtgggaaaaaatgaaaataaattgccctatatattttggatGCGGTTTAACAgaaaatgcaaataaatattacaaGATTTACTCTTCATGGATTAATAATGATTGTGTATCGAcggaattaaaaaatttatttgatttttcaaacatttcacaattttcaaataattatttaaatgaaaatagacCTATGGTTTTATTTGCTACACCTGGGATGTTACATACAGGCTTAGCATTAAAAGCTTTTAAAGCATGGGCCAGCAATCCCaacaatttaataattttgccTGGTTATTGTGTGCAAGGTACTATTGGacataaattaattatgggagagaaaaaaatattattagatggaagcacatatatatatgttaattgtaaaataatttatttatcctTCTCTGCGCATGCAGATTCTAATGGCATACAACAATTAATAAAGCATGTTATGccaaaaaatgttatatttgTACATGGAGATAAAAATGGGATggaaaaattatcaaaacaTATATCTAATCAATATCATATTAATTCTATATGCCCATATATGGGACAAAATTGTCAATtcaatttttgtaaatatagtatcaattatgtttatttggatcgaaaaatatataataatattattcaaaaagttaaattaaataaacaaaaaacatCAAAaggtttatataaaaatgctaGACAAATTAAAGGTGGTCAAgctaatattttatcatccaatggaaatgtaaaaattcCCTTTACTGCCTACATATTATATCGCTCTATTAATGATAaaccattatttttttttctctccgaatctattttattcaaatatttgACAAAAAAACATGTTCCAATGATTATCTGGCGCGATGGAAAACAATTTGACTTTGATTATATGTttgatacaaaaaaaaaaaagaaattgaaCAAAAtgcatgaaaaaaaagaaaagaaaaaaaatagtaccAATATTACAATTGAGCACTTCAATGAAGCGGAAGAAGGGAATGACACccaaaaaaacgaaaacgATAATCCTAACGACATTGGTGATAATATCTTATTGAAAAACAAATCTATCATGTTTAATAGTTATATACAATCtgacattaaaaataacgCTAACGATTTATCATCATCAATTGAAGCacgaaaaagaaaatttaatgaaattagtgaaacaaataatttatcgGAAGAGCAGTATGAACATCCTTCTATAAATTCttcaaaaatgttaaaaatCGCAggaaatgaagaaaaatataataataatataaatacccCGAATAATCACCGACtcaatatagaaaatatttataatgataatgataaggacaaaaaaaaacggcatgtatatataaaggataaagaaaatataaatttgcctctaataaatttaagaTATAAAGAAGAAATTAATATAGCTTATCAATCTTTCTACAATTTcgttattacattttttcaagaaattgtaaaaactgaaaataaaaataatatgggttttttaggaaaaaatattattattaaaaatgttaaaattgatcaaaattgttttttctttttgtcCTTTCATTCATTAAGAGCCATTCATGATGGAAATAACTCCCTACTAATGCAATGGTCATATGTTGATGATACCCAATCTTCAGTGGTTaagaaatttataaattgtgTTATAAAGTATGCTCAAGAAGAATAA
- a CDS encoding triosephosphate isomerase, putative has translation MLKLFWGIYIFLMTTECMKYNYKNSNNLFNNHKTIKKQFFIKSRLPLDRIKDNHTYDIKPWTKLGIKRYTNKKNNEVYSFINDNNANLETENRKKKIIIANWKCYLLKEEAYKLIDKLTQIKFSNYIDVIVSPNLLFLPYLHEKIKQNNSKISPCSQDVSLVNGLGAFTGETTANLLHELGISYTIIGHSERKKGFFNVGENIEQTALKVYNAINSKLKVILCVGENYTSRECSFPFQRFRELLSLIKQKIPKEEIKNIIIAFEPRFAVGTGNPVSSSNLNSCCFDIRRAILDEIDENTSKCIKIVYGGSITKSNVQDYIENTLIDGFLIGKSSIDETFIDIIKHVDNSHHL, from the exons ATGTTAAAACTATTTTGGggaatatacatttttctaATGACCACTGAATGtatgaaatataattataaaaattcaaataacTTATTTAACAACCATAAAACAATCAAGAAgcaatttttcattaaatcaAGGTTGCCACTAGATAGGATAAAAGATAATCATACATATGATATAAAACCATGGACAAAACTAGGAATAAAGCGATATaccaataaaaaaaataatgaggTATACTCATTTATAAATGACAACAATGCAAATTTAGAGACCGAAAATcggaagaaaaaaataatcatagCTAACTGGAAATGTTATTTGTTAAAAGAAGAAGCGTATAAACTAATCGACAAATTAAcacaaattaaattttcaaattatattGATGTAATTGTATCCcccaatttattatttttacctTATCTtcatgaaaaaataaagcaaaaTAATTCCAAAATATCCCCATGCTCTCAAGATGTAAGTTTAGTAAATGGTTTAGGGGCATTTACAGGGGAAACAACAGCGAATTTGCTACATGAATTGGGAATAAGTTATACAATAATAGGGCATagtgaaagaaaaaagggtttttttaatgttggTGAAAACATTGAACAAACGGCATTGAAAGTATATAATGCAATTAATTCCAAATTAAAAGTTATTTTATGTGTAGGAGAAAATTACACAAGCAGAGAATGCAGTTTCCCCTTTCAAAGATTTAGAGAATTGCTTTCT ctaattaaacaaaaaattccaaaagaagaaattaaaaatataattatagcCTTTGAGCCCAGATTTGCTGTAGGAACTGGGAATCCTGTATCCTCGTCTAACCTAAATAGTTGTTGTTTTG ATATAAGAAGAGCGATATTGGATGaaattgatgaaaatacaagtaaatgcataaaaattgtttatggTGGATCTATAACAAAATCGAACGTCCag GATTATATAGAAAACACTTTAATTGATGGTTTTCTAATTGGAAAAAGTTCGATTGATGAAACATTTATTGACATAATAAAGCATGTTGATAATTCTCATCAcctataa